From the Paucilactobacillus hokkaidonensis JCM 18461 genome, one window contains:
- a CDS encoding ISL3 family transposase gives MTCPKCSTVMSRNGYKSVMYQSAQNGTSLIFFKIKKQKYICKCCKNTELAELSDVRKGDHLFRDVKQIIAMQIEENMSMTTIAKINNVSSNTVIRSILGLACYIKPSFHYLSRNIAFDDFKSGKFAKSGYFLLLMNIETHQPIDVISDRGDHSLEKYFLRYSPAARAAVRTVTVDLFSPYRSTIQKVFPNAIIIADHFHVVVQAFKGLNQLRIKVMKSFKYGSPEYRQLNRFWKLIMKSESDLNRSDRYKRRNFKNLQLTDDEVVNRLLSLSEELRAAYNFYQDLIFIIHNQSSERLKTLLWPEDDKNSAILPQEMDAAIKTLRKHFEEIINSFKTKYCHFSTGPVEGCNNKIKVIKRTAYGFRNFYHFKIRILIAFKNSFYSKNFISLTKQQKTANSPTTEKLAA, from the coding sequence ATGACTTGTCCTAAATGTTCAACCGTCATGAGTCGAAACGGGTACAAAAGTGTCATGTATCAATCTGCCCAAAATGGTACAAGTCTGATTTTCTTTAAAATTAAAAAGCAAAAATACATTTGTAAATGCTGTAAAAATACTGAGCTTGCTGAATTGAGTGATGTAAGAAAAGGAGACCATCTTTTTCGTGACGTAAAACAAATTATCGCTATGCAAATTGAAGAAAACATGAGTATGACTACAATTGCGAAAATCAATAACGTCTCCTCAAATACTGTTATCCGGTCAATTCTAGGATTAGCTTGTTATATCAAACCATCTTTTCATTATTTATCGCGAAACATTGCTTTCGATGATTTCAAATCGGGAAAGTTTGCTAAAAGCGGATACTTCCTTTTACTTATGAATATTGAAACACATCAACCAATAGATGTAATTTCTGACAGAGGTGATCACTCCCTTGAAAAGTACTTTTTAAGATATTCTCCGGCGGCTCGTGCTGCTGTTCGAACGGTTACGGTCGACTTATTTTCCCCTTATCGAAGTACTATTCAAAAAGTTTTCCCGAATGCAATTATCATTGCTGACCATTTTCATGTGGTAGTCCAGGCCTTTAAAGGCCTCAATCAGCTTAGAATAAAAGTAATGAAATCATTTAAGTACGGGTCACCCGAATATCGCCAACTTAACAGATTTTGGAAACTAATTATGAAATCAGAAAGCGACTTAAATCGCTCTGATCGATATAAACGTCGTAATTTCAAAAATTTACAATTGACTGACGACGAAGTCGTTAATCGTTTACTATCGCTTTCCGAAGAATTGCGTGCTGCTTATAACTTCTACCAAGATCTCATTTTCATAATTCATAATCAAAGTTCAGAACGGCTGAAAACCTTATTGTGGCCAGAAGATGATAAAAATTCGGCAATTCTCCCACAGGAAATGGATGCTGCCATCAAGACTCTACGAAAACATTTCGAAGAGATTATAAACAGTTTTAAAACAAAATACTGTCATTTCTCAACAGGTCCTGTAGAAGGATGTAACAACAAAATTAAAGTAATAAAGCGTACTGCGTACGGGTTTAGAAACTTCTATCATTTCAAGATTCGAATTCTAATTGCATTTAAAAATAGTTTCTATTCTAAAAATTTCATATCTCTCACAAAACAACAAAAAACTGCTAATTCCCCGACAACGGAGAAACTAGCAGCTTGA
- a CDS encoding DUF5388 domain-containing protein: MANSLIRSNRNNTESSIPKPEKQAKASDFVNPAKDNPTNKEISSVTFNTNLKISNHTRNKLQAMSMIGYAENQRLSVETAIHSFYEQLSINEQKEFDLQVSTLESRDVKMKSKK, from the coding sequence ATGGCTAATTCATTAATTAGATCCAATAGAAATAATACAGAAAGTAGTATTCCCAAGCCTGAAAAGCAAGCTAAAGCATCAGATTTCGTGAATCCCGCAAAAGATAACCCAACTAATAAAGAAATTAGTTCCGTAACGTTCAACACCAATCTTAAAATTAGCAACCATACTAGAAATAAACTTCAAGCAATGTCAATGATTGGATATGCAGAAAATCAACGTTTGTCTGTCGAAACGGCCATACATTCTTTCTACGAGCAGTTATCTATTAACGAACAAAAAGAATTTGATTTGCAAGTTTCCACTTTGGAATCACGCGATGTAAAAATGAAAAGCAAAAAATAA
- a CDS encoding ParA family protein has translation MTQVITFGNFKGGVGKTSNSTMVALELSNRGYQTLLVDLDPQGNATNLYLKTKLNISNEVGYFKKTLMASIEDGDLSNSLINIKEHLDLLASAPDFALYPRYMEKHHEYLDRVTAFNTLLNPLKEKYDYIIIDIPPTISLITDSALYASDYCLIIMQTHEHSFEGAEAFIKYIQDEIVNEYKAPRLELVGILAVLLQAGAPVDEATVSNAISEFGEDNIFKNKIHSMQRLKRYGITGITFGSKFDKRVFDVYKNVTDELLSRIEVIEHG, from the coding sequence ATGACCCAAGTAATAACCTTTGGCAATTTCAAAGGTGGCGTAGGTAAAACTAGTAATTCGACTATGGTAGCCCTTGAATTAAGCAATCGCGGCTATCAAACGTTATTAGTAGACCTTGACCCTCAAGGAAATGCCACAAACTTATACCTAAAAACTAAGCTAAATATCAGCAATGAAGTAGGGTATTTTAAAAAAACATTGATGGCCAGCATAGAAGACGGTGACTTATCAAATTCATTAATTAATATTAAAGAGCATCTAGATTTGCTGGCGTCTGCACCTGATTTTGCATTATATCCGCGATATATGGAAAAACACCATGAATATTTAGATAGGGTTACAGCCTTTAACACATTGCTTAATCCTTTAAAGGAAAAATATGATTATATTATCATTGATATTCCACCTACAATAAGTCTCATTACTGATAGTGCACTGTATGCATCTGATTATTGCTTAATTATTATGCAAACTCATGAACATAGTTTTGAGGGTGCAGAAGCGTTTATTAAATATATTCAAGATGAAATAGTTAATGAATACAAAGCACCTAGGCTGGAGTTGGTGGGCATATTAGCCGTATTACTCCAAGCAGGCGCACCTGTTGATGAAGCTACAGTTTCTAATGCTATTTCAGAATTTGGTGAAGATAACATATTTAAAAATAAAATTCATTCAATGCAAAGGCTCAAACGGTATGGAATTACTGGAATTACATTCGGTTCCAAATTCGACAAGAGGGTTTTTGATGTATACAAAAACGTAACTGATGAATTGCTATCAAGAATTGAGGTGATTGAGCATGGCTAA
- a CDS encoding type II toxin-antitoxin system RelB/DinJ family antitoxin, translating to MAVKEKKRVQVKIDKDLADDTEAILSELGLNPTTAINMFYKRIVANGALPFNASLSEEERANLRFLKATEGTPVTEFKDAKEVADWLNDPDED from the coding sequence ATGGCAGTTAAGGAAAAGAAACGGGTCCAAGTCAAGATTGATAAAGATTTGGCCGATGATACCGAAGCAATTTTAAGCGAATTGGGCTTAAATCCAACCACGGCCATTAACATGTTTTACAAGCGGATTGTTGCTAATGGTGCTTTACCTTTTAATGCGTCTTTAAGCGAAGAAGAAAGAGCTAATTTACGCTTTTTAAAGGCGACCGAAGGGACACCAGTCACCGAGTTCAAAGACGCTAAAGAGGTCGCTGATTGGCTCAACGATCCAGATGAGGACTAA
- a CDS encoding mRNA interferase PemK, with amino-acid sequence MRTNDLVSLYVSFVETNGGKSRPVLILRVSEQKVEAFKITSQYEKKSAYIKQQYYPIQDWQSAGLKKPSWVDLGNIYRFPKAGLNFKEIGHLSKLDQNKISDFTLDLKSKIRGKGQKIIQQRSSKRKHKESKAELTQRIQKQLKDFAKHNPEIKPKNNPENKNDRPSY; translated from the coding sequence ATGAGGACTAATGACTTAGTCAGCCTATACGTTAGTTTTGTAGAAACTAACGGTGGCAAGTCTCGGCCAGTTTTAATTCTTCGGGTATCAGAACAGAAGGTCGAGGCTTTTAAAATTACTAGTCAGTATGAAAAGAAGTCGGCTTATATCAAGCAACAATATTATCCGATTCAAGATTGGCAATCCGCTGGGTTGAAGAAACCTTCCTGGGTCGATCTTGGTAATATTTATCGCTTTCCCAAAGCCGGTTTAAACTTTAAAGAAATCGGTCATTTAAGTAAGCTAGATCAAAATAAAATTTCAGACTTTACGCTTGACCTAAAATCAAAAATAAGAGGTAAGGGTCAAAAGATAATTCAACAGCGATCAAGTAAAAGGAAGCACAAAGAAAGTAAAGCAGAGCTTACACAAAGAATTCAAAAACAGTTAAAAGACTTTGCTAAACACAATCCAGAAATTAAGCCAAAAAACAATCCTGAAAATAAAAACGATCGGCCTAGTTATTAG